The Streptococcus viridans genome contains the following window.
TCACTAGCTGAATAAACAGATGCACCACTTTCATTCACAATGACATAACTCACATTTGGAACTTCCTTGAGGACTTCCGCAACAAAGGCTTCGCTTTCTCGACTTGCCGTTCCATTCCCAATCGCAATGATTTCCACGCTGTATTGACGAATCAACCGTTTCAGTTCTTCTTTGGCAGCTTCAATTTGTGCTGCTTTAGCCGGTGCAACAGGATAAATCACCTGAGTGGTTAACATCTTTCCTGTTTGATCGACAACAGCCAATTTGGCTCCTGTCCGGAAAGCTGGGTCAAAGCCTAAGACCACGCGCCCCTTGAGGGGAGCAATCAGCAAGAGGTGACGAAGATTTTCAGAGAAAAGCTGAATGGCCCCATCTTCTGCCACTTCTGTCAATTCTGTCCGAATTCGACGCTCCATAGCTGGTAGCATTTTCTTTTTCAGAGCTTGGTTAATGACTTCTTCGATGTAGCTATTCTTCGATTTAAATCGAGCTTCAAAGTGACGAATCAAACGGTCTACAGAATGCTCAAATCCAACCTTTAATACACCCAATTTCTCTCCACGGTTTAAGGCAAGTGTTCGGTAGCCCTGCATGTTTGCAATCTTCTCAGAAAAATCATAATAGATTTGGAAGACTTGCTTCTCGTCTTTGCTCTCATCCTTCAAGCTAGAAGTGATCAAGGAGTGTTTGCGAATCTCCTGGTAGGTAAGGTTGCGCAATTGCGGATCTTCTGCAATCGCTTCGACCAAAATATCGATTGCTCCAGAAATGGCATCTTTTACAGTTGGGAAAGCCTCAGATAAAAATTCCTCTGCGGCTCTTTCCAACTCCTTTTGATCTTGTAGAATCATCCGAGCAAGCGGGAAGAGCCCTGCCTCACGCGCAATGGTAGCCTTGGTTCGGCGTTTTTCCTTGTAGGGAAGATACAATTCTTCTACATCTGCCAGTTTTTCAGCCTGCTCAATCGCTTCTTTTAAGGCTGGGGTGAGTTTCCCAAGCTCCTCAATCTTAGCCAAGACAGTTTCTTTCCGATCAGCCAAGGCTGTTAAAGACTTGTCCATATCGATAATGGCTTTGATCGCTACTTCATCTAGATTCCCTGTAGCATCTTTTCGATACCGGGCAATAAAGGGAATGGTGGATCCCTCTGCTGTTAAGGTCAAAACAGTATCAATTTGTTTGAGACTGACGCCCAATTCTTGGGCTATTTTTTCATATTTTTCCATAGCTTCTATTATACCATAGAAGGCCTTCTATACTGCATTTTCATCCTATTTTTGGACTTGATTTTCCCCTCTTTTTTGAGAATTTGATATAATGAGAAAAAAGAAAAGGAGACCTATCATGGCTATTAAATTTTCAAAAACAGACGATTTAGACAAACTCTTTGAGGAATTTGCTGTATTACCAGATCCCCCTCAAGTTCCTTTACCAGAAACTAAGAAGAAAGTAACAGCAGGGGAAAAAGAGCAGAAGGATTCTGACAAATGAGTTTCTTCCAACAGCTGCCAACCAGTGTCCTTCAAGCTGGAGCAATTTTTCTTTCAATTATGATTGAAGCCCTTCCTTTTGTTTTGATTGGAAGTCTCATTTCAGGGGCAATCGATGTCTATATCACCCCCGAAAAAGTCTACCGAGCTCTTCCTAAAAATAAATGGGGGAGAATTCTGTTTGGGACCTTAATTGGCTTTATTTTTCCTTCCTGTGAGTGTGGTATCGTCCCCATTATCAATCGCTTTCTAGAGAAGAAGGTCCCTAGCTATACAGCTGTCCCCTTCCTAGTGACAGCTCCTGTTATTAACCCCATTGTTCTCTTTGCTACTTATTCTGCCTTTGGCAATTCCATTCAAATGGCTCTCCTACGGGCCATCGGATCAATTCTGGTGGCAACTGTTCTGGGGATTTTCCTAGGATTTTTCCAAACAGCTTCTATCCAACGGGCCAACCGTAAGGAAGTCCATGTTCATGACTTTTCAAAACTATCCGCCGGTCAACGCTTCTTTCAAGTATTTGTGCAGGCCATTGATGAGTTTTTCGATACTGGACGCTATCTGGTCTTCGGTTGTTTATTTGCCAGCGTGGTTCAGGTTTATGTGCCAACTCGCGTGCTGACTTCTATCTCCGCGACGCCACTCCTAGCCATTCTTCTCCTTATGCTTCTCTCCTTCCTCCTCTCTTTGTGTAGTGAGGCTGACGCCTTTATTGGCTCTTCCCTCCTCTCAAGTTTTGGCTTGGCTCCTGTCCTAGCCTTCTTGGTTATCGGACCTATGCTAGATGTCAAGAACCTCTTGATGATGAAGAATTATCTGACCAATCGCTTTATTGTCCAATTCATTAGCATCGTTAGCCTAGTTGTCTTGGTTTATGCTTGGTTTGTGGGGGTGGTCCTATGATTCGATTTCTCATTTTAGCAGGCTATTTCGAAATTACTATGTATTTGCAGCTTTCTGGTAAGCTCAACCAATACATCAATATGCATTATTCCTATTTAGCCTATATCTCTATGATTCTTTCCTTCATTCTGGCTGTCGTCCAGCTCTATATCTGGATGAAGAATCTACCCGTTCATAGTCACCTAACCAGTAAAAAAGCTAAAGTCATGAGTATTCTTCTACTCCTGATTCCCTTAATTGTAGGGATTGGCTTCCCGACTGTGACCTTAGATTCCCAAACGGTATCAGCCAAGGGCTATCATTTCCCCATTGCGGCTGGCTCTTCTAAGGATATTCAAAATGACGAGGGAACAACCAACCAATATCTCAAACCTGATACTAGCAGTTATTTCACCAAATCCGCTTATGAATCTGAGATGAGGGCTGCAGCTAAGAAGTACCTCAAGCAGGATCATATCCAGATCACGACAGAAAACTATATGGAAGTCATGGAAGTCATCTACGACTATCCAGATGAATTTGCAGGGAAAACCTTTACCTTAACCGGCTTCATTTATAAGGATCCCCAGGATCCGGGTAGCCAGTTCCTTTTTCGTTTTGGGATTATCCACTGTATCGCCGACTCAGGTGTCTATGGTTTGTTAACCAAAGGGGCCTCTCAAACCTATGAAGACAACACCTGGGTCCAAGCGACTGGAACTCTCAAGATCCAATACCATAAACAACTTGGCCAAAGCCTTCCTGTCTTAGACATAGAGGAAGCTCACTCAGTAGAAAAACCTACTAATCCCTATGTCTATCGAGTCTTCTAAAGGCTACTAAACATTACTCGGTTGTGACCTTTCGGTCCAACCTTTTTTCGTGGTTTCTTCCCTCATCCTTCTCTATGAAACTCAGAATCCTTTTACTTTCAAAGAGAAATTTTCTGAATTTTATGGTAGAATATGGTTTATCAAGTTAGAAAATAGGTATGAACATGTCCTCAAAAGTAATTGTAACCATTTTCGGGGCCAGTGGAGATTTAGCCCACCGCAAGCTCTACCCTTCCCTTTTTAGACTCTATAAAACTGGAAATCTTTCAGAGCATTTCGCAGTGATTGGAACTGCTCGTCGTCCTTGGAGCAAAGAATACTTTGAATCCGTTGTCGTTGAATCCATTTCGGATTTAGCAGACAGTCCTGAACAGGCGCAGGAATTTGCCAGTCATTTTTACTATCAAAGTCACGATGTTAATGACACGGAACACTACATCAAGCTTCGTGAACTTCAAAATCAGCTCAATGACACCTACCAAGCTGAGCATAATAAACTCTTCTTTCTATCCATGGCACCTCAATTCTTTGGTACAATTGCCAAACATTTGAAATCTGAAGGCATTGTGGATGGAAAAGGCTTTGAACGTTTGATCGTTGAAAAACCATTTGGAACGGATTTAGAAACAGCTAGTCAGCTCAACAAAGAACTGGAAGAAACCTTTGAAGAAGAGCAAATTTTCCGGATTGACCATTACCTCGGTAAAGAAATGATCCAGTCCATTTTTGCCCTCCGTTTTGCCAACCTAATCTTTGAAAACGTCTGGAACCGTGACTATATCGATAATGTTCAAATCACTTTCGCAGAACGACTAGGAGTCGAAGAACGTGGTGGCTACTATGATGAATCCGGTGCCCTCCGCGACATGGTCCAAAACCATACCCTCCAATTGCTTTCTCTCTTAGCTATGGACAAACCAGCCTCCTTCACCAAGGAAGACATCCGTAAAGAGAAGGTGAAAGTTTTTGAACAATTGGTTAACCCTTCTGATGAAGAATTAAAGAAACAATTTATCCGAGGCCAGTACCGTTCAGGAAAAATCCAAGGAAAAAAAGACATCTCTTATCGCAGTGAACCAAATGTCAATCCTGAGTCCATGACCGAGACCTTTGCCTCTGGTGCCTTCTTTGTGGACAGCGATCGCTTCCGTGGAGTACCTTTCTTCTTCCGTACAGGAAAACGTCTGACCAAAAAGGGAACCCATGTGAATGTGGTCTTTAAACAGATGGACTCTATTTTTGGTCAAGAAATTGCACCAAATGTGCTGACCATCTACATTCAACCGAATGAAGGTTTCTCTCTCAGTGTCAACGGGAAAGAAGTCGGTGAACAATTCCAGATTGCTCCGATATCTTTTGACTATGAAACGGATGCGACAGCGACCGGTGCTTCTCCAGAGCCTTACGAAAAGTTGATCTATGATGTCTTAAATAATGATTCTACCAACTTTAGCCATTGGAACGAAGTAAAAGCATCTTGGAGCTTGATTGACCGAATCGAACACATGTGGTCTGAAAATCAAGTACCTCTTCATGAATATAAATCTGGAACCATGGGACCTCAAGCTTCCTTTGACCTCTTGAAGGATTACAATGCGGAATGGGTCTGGCAACCAGCAATTGAAGAATAAATCGTTCAACTGACTAAAGGTGCAACAAAAAAACTCATCTCTTTCTAGAGATGAGTTTTTTTGTTTATATCAAGCCTTCTAACAAGCCACGCATAAAGTTTTCAGAATTAAATTCACCGATATCATCGATTTTTTCACCAAAACCGATTAATTTCACTGGAATATCCAATTCTTCTCGAATCGCAAGAACCACTCCTCCTCGAGCTGTTCCATCAATCTTCGTGAGAACGATACCGGTAATCGGAGTAATCTTTGAGAATTCCTTGGCTTGAACTAGGGCATTTTGTCCTGTGGAAGCATCTAGGGCCAAGAAGGTTTCATGAGGGGCTGTAGGATCCACTCGCTTGATAATGCGACCGATTTTTTCTAATTCGGCCATCAGATTATCTTTATTCTGAAGGCGACCAGCTGTATCAATCATCAAAACATCGACTTGCTCTGCCACGGCCCGTTCCATTCCATCAAAGACTACACTTGCAGGATCTGACTTTTCTGGACCGGTGACAACAGGCACATCCACACGGCGTCCCCATTCAGCCAACTGAGCAACAGCTCCTGCCCGGAAGGTATCTGCTGCGACCAACATCACTTTTTTCCCTTCCTTCTTGTATTTATGAGCTAGTTTTCCGATAGAAGTGGTTTTTCCAACGCCGTTCACTCCCACAAAGAGCATGACGGTCAAGCCGTCTTTAAAGTTGATTTGCTCATTGTATTGGCCATCCTTTTCGTAGAGATCCACCAATTTTTCAATGATCACGCGACGCAAGACATCAGGTTTCTTGGCATTTTCCAAACGAGCTTCATAGCGGAGCTCTTCTGTCAGATTCGATGCGACCTGGACCCCTACGTCACTCATAATCAAGAGTTCTTCTAACTCTTCAAAGAAATCTTCATCGACAGAACGGAAGTTGGCAAAGAAGGCATTAAGAGCTGCTCCAAAGCCGGTCCGAGTTTTCTTCAAGCTCCGATTGTATTTTTCTTGAACCGTTTCTGTTGGTTCAGCAATCTCTGGCTCACTTGTCGTTTCTTCTACTAAAAACTCTTTCTCAACCCCTTCTGAAAAATCGTATTCGTTAGCTGCTTCTTCTACTGGAGCGTCTGCTTCAAGCTCTTCGGATACTGCCTCTGAACTTTCAACTGTTTCTTCTTCAAGAATTGGTGCTTCCTTTACCACTTCCAATTCTGGCACAACTTCAGGCTCTTCTTCAACTAGTTTGTCAGACTTTTGAGAAGAGCTTGAAGTCTCAGCTTCTGTATCTGGCCTTTCAAGAACTTCTTCTTCAAGGGCTTCTTGGGCAAGATCTGATGAAGAATCTAGCTGTTCCTCATTCACACTCACTTCTTGTGAAGCTTCTAGTTCTAAAGTCTGGTCTTCAGTCACAGGAGCTGGCTCAGCTACTTCCTCAGGAGAGGTATCCTGCTCTACTTGAGAAGGGGCCTCTTCCTCGACAGCTGTATCCTGTTTGACAGGCTCTTCTGTAGGTGCTTCTTCACTATATGCTTTCGACTCTTGAGCTGATCGCGCTGATTCGGCAGCCATTCGCTCTTTCAATTCCGCATAGTAGGCTTCCATTGCCGAAATCTTAGCTTCATCACTTTGTGAAGCCTTACTTGTTTCTGGCTCAACTAAGGAACTTGCTTCCTCAGGACTTTCCACAAGCTCTTCTGTATGATCTTGGGCTTGTGGTTTTGCTTCTTCTTTTCTTCCAAATAGTCGGTCAAATAATCCCATTATTGACCCTCCTTCAATACATATTCTTCAATCGCTCTTCCGACTGCATCTTCATCATTGGTGTATTCCGAAACAAGGGTAGCGATTTTCTTCACCTCATCCACCGCATTGGCCATGGCGATTCCTAGTCCTGCCCATTTTAACATGCTGGCATCGTTGGCCTCATCACCACAAGCCATGACTTGACTAGCATCGATTCCTAAATACGCAACCAAAGCCTCCAAGCCTCGATCTTTTTGAACACCTTTGGGGCACCATTCCAAGAGCATGTCTCTGGATTTAAAAATCTCAAAACGCTCCCCTAAGTCAGGAGAAATCTTTGGAATAGCTCCATCCAAATAGTCCTGTTGAAAGGCTGTCACACACTTATTATAAGCTATCTGACTGGACAAATCCTCAATAGAAACAGGAATAAAGTTCAAGTAAGGATTATAGAGAGGGTAAAGAGATTCTTGATCAGATGCCAGTGTATAAACATCCCCCTCATTAATGGCGTCTAGGGGCAAACCAAGGGCCTCTGTCTCTTCATAAATGCGGACGACATCA
Protein-coding sequences here:
- a CDS encoding SPJ_0845 family protein — translated: MAIKFSKTDDLDKLFEEFAVLPDPPQVPLPETKKKVTAGEKEQKDSDK
- a CDS encoding permease, producing the protein MSFFQQLPTSVLQAGAIFLSIMIEALPFVLIGSLISGAIDVYITPEKVYRALPKNKWGRILFGTLIGFIFPSCECGIVPIINRFLEKKVPSYTAVPFLVTAPVINPIVLFATYSAFGNSIQMALLRAIGSILVATVLGIFLGFFQTASIQRANRKEVHVHDFSKLSAGQRFFQVFVQAIDEFFDTGRYLVFGCLFASVVQVYVPTRVLTSISATPLLAILLLMLLSFLLSLCSEADAFIGSSLLSSFGLAPVLAFLVIGPMLDVKNLLMMKNYLTNRFIVQFISIVSLVVLVYAWFVGVVL
- a CDS encoding Cof-type HAD-IIB family hydrolase, producing the protein MSQIKVIALDLDGTLLNSEKKISPRNLAAIRAAQEKGVKVVLTTGRPLKAMDFLLQEIGTAGLSDEYTITFNGGLVQKNTGEIIAKTVFSRDDVVRIYEETEALGLPLDAINEGDVYTLASDQESLYPLYNPYLNFIPVSIEDLSSQIAYNKCVTAFQQDYLDGAIPKISPDLGERFEIFKSRDMLLEWCPKGVQKDRGLEALVAYLGIDASQVMACGDEANDASMLKWAGLGIAMANAVDEVKKIATLVSEYTNDEDAVGRAIEEYVLKEGQ
- the ftsY gene encoding signal recognition particle-docking protein FtsY; the protein is MGLFDRLFGRKEEAKPQAQDHTEELVESPEEASSLVEPETSKASQSDEAKISAMEAYYAELKERMAAESARSAQESKAYSEEAPTEEPVKQDTAVEEEAPSQVEQDTSPEEVAEPAPVTEDQTLELEASQEVSVNEEQLDSSSDLAQEALEEEVLERPDTEAETSSSSQKSDKLVEEEPEVVPELEVVKEAPILEEETVESSEAVSEELEADAPVEEAANEYDFSEGVEKEFLVEETTSEPEIAEPTETVQEKYNRSLKKTRTGFGAALNAFFANFRSVDEDFFEELEELLIMSDVGVQVASNLTEELRYEARLENAKKPDVLRRVIIEKLVDLYEKDGQYNEQINFKDGLTVMLFVGVNGVGKTTSIGKLAHKYKKEGKKVMLVAADTFRAGAVAQLAEWGRRVDVPVVTGPEKSDPASVVFDGMERAVAEQVDVLMIDTAGRLQNKDNLMAELEKIGRIIKRVDPTAPHETFLALDASTGQNALVQAKEFSKITPITGIVLTKIDGTARGGVVLAIREELDIPVKLIGFGEKIDDIGEFNSENFMRGLLEGLI
- the zwf gene encoding glucose-6-phosphate dehydrogenase, producing MSSKVIVTIFGASGDLAHRKLYPSLFRLYKTGNLSEHFAVIGTARRPWSKEYFESVVVESISDLADSPEQAQEFASHFYYQSHDVNDTEHYIKLRELQNQLNDTYQAEHNKLFFLSMAPQFFGTIAKHLKSEGIVDGKGFERLIVEKPFGTDLETASQLNKELEETFEEEQIFRIDHYLGKEMIQSIFALRFANLIFENVWNRDYIDNVQITFAERLGVEERGGYYDESGALRDMVQNHTLQLLSLLAMDKPASFTKEDIRKEKVKVFEQLVNPSDEELKKQFIRGQYRSGKIQGKKDISYRSEPNVNPESMTETFASGAFFVDSDRFRGVPFFFRTGKRLTKKGTHVNVVFKQMDSIFGQEIAPNVLTIYIQPNEGFSLSVNGKEVGEQFQIAPISFDYETDATATGASPEPYEKLIYDVLNNDSTNFSHWNEVKASWSLIDRIEHMWSENQVPLHEYKSGTMGPQASFDLLKDYNAEWVWQPAIEE
- a CDS encoding TIGR03943 family putative permease subunit — protein: MIRFLILAGYFEITMYLQLSGKLNQYINMHYSYLAYISMILSFILAVVQLYIWMKNLPVHSHLTSKKAKVMSILLLLIPLIVGIGFPTVTLDSQTVSAKGYHFPIAAGSSKDIQNDEGTTNQYLKPDTSSYFTKSAYESEMRAAAKKYLKQDHIQITTENYMEVMEVIYDYPDEFAGKTFTLTGFIYKDPQDPGSQFLFRFGIIHCIADSGVYGLLTKGASQTYEDNTWVQATGTLKIQYHKQLGQSLPVLDIEEAHSVEKPTNPYVYRVF
- a CDS encoding Tex family protein, with product MEKYEKIAQELGVSLKQIDTVLTLTAEGSTIPFIARYRKDATGNLDEVAIKAIIDMDKSLTALADRKETVLAKIEELGKLTPALKEAIEQAEKLADVEELYLPYKEKRRTKATIAREAGLFPLARMILQDQKELERAAEEFLSEAFPTVKDAISGAIDILVEAIAEDPQLRNLTYQEIRKHSLITSSLKDESKDEKQVFQIYYDFSEKIANMQGYRTLALNRGEKLGVLKVGFEHSVDRLIRHFEARFKSKNSYIEEVINQALKKKMLPAMERRIRTELTEVAEDGAIQLFSENLRHLLLIAPLKGRVVLGFDPAFRTGAKLAVVDQTGKMLTTQVIYPVAPAKAAQIEAAKEELKRLIRQYSVEIIAIGNGTASRESEAFVAEVLKEVPNVSYVIVNESGASVYSASELARHEFPELTVEKRSAISIARRLQDPLAELVKIDPKSIGVGQYQHDVSQKKLSESLDFVVDTVVNQVGVNINTASPALLSHVAGLNKTISENIVKYREEEGLITSRAQIKKVPRLGAKAFEQAAGFLRIPESENFLDRTGVHPESYPAVKKLFTLLGIREMDEEAQAKLKQIDTVSMAQELEIGPETLKDIVADLLKPGRDLRDSFDAPVLRQDVLDLKDLKIGQKLEGVVRNVVDFGAFVDIGIHEDGLIHISQMSQQFIKHPSQVVSVGDLVTVWVYKIDLEREKVNLSLLPPHESN